DNA from Roseimicrobium sp. ORNL1:
ATGCGTATCTCGGCCAGCACTGGTACGCCTATGACGAACTGGACGATCTGGACTACGAAAACGGCGAGGCGAGCGCCGGGATTCTGGTGCTCGCGCCGGAACTGGCGAATTCAGTCTTCCACCTGCACTACTATTATCAGCGCATCACCCAGGGGCTGGATGAGTCTCCCATTTATGACACCCACAACATTCGTGTGGGCGGCCAGAAGACGTTCCTCATCGACCGCCTGAACAGTGTGAACCTGAGCCTGATGAGCTCCTTCTCCCTGGATGCCGAGCCGGACGTGCTGCGCCGGCACGAGCACTCCGCCCATGTGGGATACAACCTGAAAATCACCCGGGAATTGATGTTTTCGCTTACCTACCGCCTGATTTACTATGATTACTTCAACCTGGAGAACCGTGAGGATTGGTACCAAAATTTCGGTTCCTTTGTCACATGGCGCCCCAGAAAGTACATGGAACTCAGTGCAGGTTACAATTTCACCCTGAACAAGAGCAACCTCGATGCCTTCGACTATGAGGCCCACCTTGCGGGCCCGTCCATCGTGCTGAAGTACCAGTTCTAGCCTCGCGCTCTTTTCTTTCCCCTGAAGTCGTTCCTTTCCGTTCGTTACCTGTCTCCCGATACTGTCATGAAAGCGAAGCCCCTCCTTCTTGCGCTGCTTGCCGCTGGCGCAATGCCAGGCGTGACGGCGAACAACCTGTTCGCCGCCGGCTACAGCAAGGCCGAATTCACCCGCCTGCACAATCAGGTGAATGTGCTCAAGGGTGAAGAGGCTCCCAAGCCCGCTGCCGTGGGCCAGGAAATCACGAATATCACTTCCGTGGCAACCGGGGCAGATTCCCGCGCGGAACTGCGCTTTCCAGACAATTCACTCACCCGCATCGGCGCGAACTCGCGTTTCACGCTGAAGGGGGATGGGCGGACCCTGGATCTGGATGCCGGCGTGATGATGCTCCAGGTACCCAAGAAAATGGGCGGTGCCAAAGTCCGCACGGCGGCCGTGACTGCGGCGGTGACCGGGACGACGGTTCTGTTTGAGTATCTCCCCGGCGGCTTTGTGAAACTCATCTGCGTGG
Protein-coding regions in this window:
- a CDS encoding outer membrane beta-barrel protein — protein: MTALSRHLRSFSAFALLGLALPLSAQTQLDPARAAAATPTDDAATRALNRAQEAARAGFDTENDYAPATPGDRDLGDQLILKRLDKVQPFTAWLDSSVFWTDNAANVDRGKIDDWFYVGGVNIAWQKQLKGRFFGDAYLGQHWYAYDELDDLDYENGEASAGILVLAPELANSVFHLHYYYQRITQGLDESPIYDTHNIRVGGQKTFLIDRLNSVNLSLMSSFSLDAEPDVLRRHEHSAHVGYNLKITRELMFSLTYRLIYYDYFNLENREDWYQNFGSFVTWRPRKYMELSAGYNFTLNKSNLDAFDYEAHLAGPSIVLKYQF